In Clostridium sp. JN-1, one genomic interval encodes:
- the hprK gene encoding HPr(Ser) kinase/phosphatase: MAVKVKELIHDLNLEVLNEGKENNEITVSDINRPGLQFSGFYNYYANTRIQLVGKAEWSFLNAMQPDLRRKRLKKYFEFYNPATIITRKLEPHKELMESAIENDRWILRTNSISTRFISKVMRYLDSKLAPETRLHGVLVDVYGIGILIIGESGIGKSETALELIKRGHRLVADDAVDIKEIEGNLYGTSPYITSGMIEVRGMGIIDIPALYGLSSILKKKIINLVIYIEQWKTDENYDRLGIDKEYVEILNVPVRKLTIPIRPGRNLAVIIEAAAANYRYSFISNTNPVDIISKRIDEEARKKGHLEK; this comes from the coding sequence ATGGCTGTAAAAGTTAAAGAACTAATACACGACTTAAACTTAGAGGTCTTAAATGAAGGTAAAGAAAATAATGAAATAACGGTAAGTGACATAAATAGACCGGGACTTCAGTTTTCTGGATTTTACAATTATTATGCTAATACAAGAATACAACTTGTTGGAAAAGCTGAATGGAGTTTTTTAAATGCAATGCAGCCAGATTTAAGACGCAAACGATTAAAAAAATACTTTGAATTTTATAATCCTGCTACAATTATAACGCGAAAATTAGAACCGCATAAGGAACTTATGGAAAGTGCTATCGAAAACGATAGATGGATACTTAGAACAAATAGCATTTCTACAAGATTCATAAGTAAGGTTATGCGATATCTAGATTCTAAACTGGCACCTGAAACAAGGCTGCACGGTGTCCTTGTAGATGTATATGGAATTGGTATTCTCATAATAGGTGAAAGTGGAATAGGTAAAAGTGAAACTGCTCTTGAATTAATAAAGCGAGGTCACAGATTGGTTGCTGATGATGCAGTTGATATTAAAGAAATAGAAGGAAATCTATATGGTACTTCTCCATATATTACATCTGGAATGATAGAAGTTCGCGGTATGGGTATAATTGATATTCCAGCACTTTATGGTTTAAGTTCAATATTAAAGAAAAAGATAATAAACCTTGTTATATACATAGAACAATGGAAGACAGACGAAAATTATGATAGATTGGGTATAGATAAAGAGTACGTAGAAATATTAAACGTACCTGTAAGAAAACTTACTATTCCAATAAGACCCGGCAGAAATTTAGCTGTCATAATTGAAGCTGCAGCAGCAAATTACAGATATAGTTTTATTTCAAATACTAACCCAGTTGATATCATAAGCAAGAGAATAGATGAAGAAGCTAGGAAGAAGGGGCAC
- a CDS encoding DUF896 domain-containing protein, whose translation MNIDKLIQRINFLYKKSKETGLSNDEIHEQKKLRDEYINLIKGNLKSQLKTIKKSSN comes from the coding sequence ATGAATATTGATAAATTAATACAAAGAATAAACTTTTTATATAAAAAAAGTAAGGAAACTGGACTGAGTAATGATGAAATTCACGAACAAAAAAAATTAAGAGATGAATATATAAATCTTATAAAGGGAAATTTAAAAAGTCAATTAAAAACTATAAAAAAAAGTTCCAATTAA
- the glpX gene encoding class II fructose-bisphosphatase translates to MLNIDIAMGLARVTEAAALCSAKYMGKGDKIAADQAAVDGMNKAFSMMPINGTVVIGEGELDQAPMLYIGQKVGIGSDDMPEMDIAVDPVDGTVLVAKGLPNAIAVVAMGTRGSLFHAPDMYMKKIAVGPKAKGAIDINKSPKENILSTAHALKKDVSELIVIVQERDRHNYIIDAAREVGARVNLFSEGDVAAVLACGFENTGIDLFMGTGGAPEGVIAAAAIKCMGGDMQAKLEPHTQEEIDRCALMGISDVSKTLLIDDLVKGDDVYFAATGISNCDLLKGVVFSQNDWAVTNSIVMRAKTGTIRFIEAHHNIKKSSLII, encoded by the coding sequence ATGCTCAATATAGATATAGCTATGGGATTAGCAAGAGTTACAGAAGCTGCAGCACTTTGTAGTGCAAAATATATGGGAAAGGGCGACAAAATTGCAGCAGATCAAGCAGCTGTTGATGGCATGAACAAAGCTTTTAGCATGATGCCAATTAATGGGACTGTTGTAATTGGTGAAGGAGAATTAGACCAAGCTCCCATGTTATACATAGGTCAAAAAGTTGGAATTGGCAGCGATGACATGCCTGAAATGGATATAGCAGTTGATCCAGTAGATGGTACTGTTTTAGTTGCAAAAGGATTACCTAATGCTATAGCTGTAGTTGCTATGGGTACTAGGGGCAGTTTATTTCATGCACCAGATATGTATATGAAAAAAATAGCAGTTGGTCCAAAGGCAAAAGGTGCTATAGATATAAATAAGTCACCAAAGGAAAATATATTAAGTACAGCACATGCTCTAAAAAAAGATGTATCTGAACTTATTGTTATTGTACAGGAAAGAGACAGACATAATTATATAATTGATGCAGCCAGAGAAGTAGGAGCAAGAGTTAATCTATTTAGTGAAGGCGATGTAGCAGCTGTATTAGCATGTGGCTTTGAAAATACAGGTATTGATTTGTTTATGGGAACTGGTGGTGCACCTGAAGGAGTTATTGCAGCAGCAGCTATAAAATGTATGGGTGGAGACATGCAAGCAAAGCTGGAACCTCATACTCAAGAGGAGATAGATAGATGTGCACTCATGGGAATTTCCGATGTATCTAAAACTTTATTAATTGATGACTTAGTTAAAGGTGATGATGTTTATTTCGCTGCTACAGGTATAAGCAATTGTGATCTTTTAAAAGGAGTTGTATTTTCACAAAACGATTGGGCTGTTACTAATTCAATAGTTATGAGAGCTAAAACTGGTACTATACGATTTATAGAAGCTCATCATAATATTAAAAAAAGCAGTCTAATAATTTAG
- a CDS encoding aspartyl-phosphate phosphatase Spo0E family protein, giving the protein MNLELKSIDKRINDLRESLYILLTNNDITNDVVVNCSQKLDKLILEYQKLVS; this is encoded by the coding sequence ATGAATTTGGAATTAAAAAGTATAGACAAAAGAATTAATGATCTTAGGGAAAGTCTCTATATTTTATTAACTAACAATGATATTACAAATGACGTAGTTGTGAATTGCAGTCAAAAGTTAGACAAGCTTATTTTAGAGTACCAAAAACTTGTTAGCTAA